In Methylomonas sp. MK1, the following are encoded in one genomic region:
- a CDS encoding alpha/beta fold hydrolase has translation MKRILQMSRVFLLVFFFSVWIWLRPMSGNFLNYLIWKATTSTQTVSGDIENQGAQIRYVAYGQGEPILLLHGGLSNKLSWFSQIPWLVESGRRVILIDTRGHGESTPGHSALTYQVFAEDTLLVLDRLGIQRTNIVGWSDGGIIALILGLESPQRVGKIIAISANFHPSGVIQASDNSQVDAISPPQHKLLDWLRGWWSGAGENHPALEAEIKALWRVAPQLKHTDLQEITAPTLVIAGENDIIDLPHSGELAQMLARAKIEIVLGAGHAAPVTHARQVNQLIASFLDLNQ, from the coding sequence ATGAAGCGCATATTGCAGATGAGCCGAGTATTTTTACTGGTCTTCTTTTTCTCCGTTTGGATTTGGTTAAGACCGATGTCGGGAAATTTTCTGAATTACCTAATCTGGAAAGCGACAACCAGCACCCAAACGGTCAGTGGCGACATTGAAAATCAGGGCGCCCAAATTCGTTATGTCGCTTACGGTCAGGGCGAGCCCATCCTGTTACTGCATGGCGGCTTGAGTAATAAACTCAGCTGGTTTTCGCAGATACCGTGGCTAGTAGAATCGGGGCGACGTGTAATACTGATCGATACGCGTGGCCACGGCGAGTCGACACCCGGCCATTCTGCGCTGACATATCAGGTTTTTGCGGAAGACACCTTGTTGGTGTTGGACCGACTCGGTATTCAACGTACCAATATTGTTGGCTGGAGCGATGGCGGCATTATTGCGCTGATATTGGGTCTGGAGTCCCCGCAACGCGTGGGGAAAATCATCGCGATAAGCGCCAATTTCCACCCCTCTGGTGTAATCCAGGCATCCGACAACTCTCAAGTTGATGCAATAAGCCCACCGCAACATAAGTTACTCGATTGGCTACGAGGCTGGTGGTCTGGCGCGGGAGAAAACCACCCGGCTCTGGAAGCGGAGATTAAAGCCCTGTGGCGCGTGGCACCGCAACTCAAGCATACAGATTTGCAGGAAATTACCGCGCCGACCTTAGTCATCGCCGGCGAAAACGACATTATCGATCTCCCACACTCTGGCGAATTGGCGCAAATGTTGGCAAGAGCAAAAATAGAAATTGTCTTGGGCGCGGGCCATGCGGCACCGGTTACTCACGCACGCCAGGTTAACCAGTTAATTGCATCATTCTTGGACTTAAACCAATGA
- a CDS encoding P-II family nitrogen regulator: MKEIRAYVQPHKLSQITMALMEIPGFPGMSIVDCEGFGRERTEHSQDYKPFLVKKRLEIFAPDDLVEIIFETIMRSAHSGHHGDGKVYILDALEGGRVSSGERDKDLG, encoded by the coding sequence ATGAAAGAAATTCGCGCCTACGTGCAACCGCACAAGCTCAGCCAGATCACCATGGCCTTGATGGAGATACCGGGCTTTCCTGGGATGTCGATCGTGGATTGCGAAGGCTTCGGTCGCGAGCGGACGGAGCACAGCCAAGACTACAAGCCGTTTCTCGTGAAAAAGCGCCTGGAGATTTTCGCGCCGGACGACTTAGTGGAGATTATTTTCGAGACCATCATGCGTAGCGCCCACAGTGGGCATCATGGCGACGGCAAGGTGTACATCCTGGACGCGCTGGAAGGCGGCCGCGTCAGCAGCGGCGAGCGGGACAAGGATTTAGGCTGA
- a CDS encoding TolC family protein, translating to MRNKRFINIAALGLLGSVMAFQAQAQTVPLSIDEALAIFYQRNLDLIAAQYNIDQSRADAVIAAAIPNPTLGVQISEISNRPNIGSNASGCNHDPNVSCGPAEYFSFSQLVEVAGKRGLRIESSGFATQAAESDFRDAVRIFSNLVRDAYYDLLLAQKNRWLAQEIVDHYQTITKANQLRMNSGDIAESDFLRVKMEALRAQSDLDTAQSSEEQAQAGLAVILRWPKDGLAFEAKEQWPEIKDLGQNGSIDALMQTALQQRPDLLADKQRAAQAEKELELARRLKYPDVTVNAGYARDPSNNALNSFFVGVSVPVPLFDQYQGQSDKAAVSLNQNQLAVEQTELRIRNEITTALATWQSADKIVQRFQSGLLDDARAVRNSAELAYSKGATSVLDFIEAQRSYKSVMRDYSQALISRANAYYDLAKALGEDLGNNSVANDQASERAQTHIQ from the coding sequence ATGCGAAATAAACGTTTCATCAATATAGCGGCGCTCGGCTTGCTGGGTTCTGTGATGGCTTTTCAGGCTCAAGCACAAACCGTCCCCTTGTCCATCGACGAGGCACTGGCGATTTTTTACCAGCGCAATCTGGACCTGATCGCCGCCCAATACAATATCGACCAATCCCGCGCCGACGCCGTTATCGCGGCAGCCATCCCCAATCCGACCTTGGGGGTACAAATTTCGGAAATCAGCAACCGACCCAACATCGGCTCGAACGCCAGCGGCTGCAATCACGATCCCAATGTATCCTGCGGTCCGGCGGAGTATTTCTCCTTCAGCCAATTAGTCGAAGTGGCAGGAAAGCGCGGCCTGCGCATCGAAAGCAGCGGTTTTGCCACCCAGGCGGCGGAAAGCGATTTTCGGGATGCGGTGCGCATCTTTTCCAATCTGGTCAGAGACGCCTATTACGACCTGCTGTTAGCGCAAAAGAATCGTTGGCTGGCGCAGGAAATTGTCGATCATTACCAAACTATCACCAAAGCCAATCAACTCAGAATGAACAGCGGCGATATCGCCGAATCCGATTTTCTGCGGGTAAAAATGGAAGCCTTGCGCGCCCAATCGGATTTAGATACAGCGCAATCCTCAGAGGAACAGGCGCAGGCCGGTTTGGCGGTGATCTTACGCTGGCCGAAAGACGGCCTGGCATTTGAAGCCAAAGAACAATGGCCTGAGATCAAAGACCTTGGGCAGAACGGCTCGATTGATGCCTTAATGCAGACTGCCTTACAGCAGCGCCCGGATTTACTGGCCGATAAACAACGGGCCGCCCAAGCCGAAAAAGAACTGGAATTGGCCAGGCGCCTGAAATACCCGGATGTTACGGTCAATGCCGGCTATGCACGTGATCCCAGCAACAATGCGCTGAATTCGTTTTTTGTGGGCGTGAGCGTACCGGTACCGCTGTTCGATCAGTACCAAGGCCAATCCGACAAAGCGGCGGTGTCTTTAAACCAGAACCAACTGGCGGTGGAACAAACCGAGTTGCGCATTCGTAACGAGATCACCACGGCCTTAGCGACCTGGCAAAGCGCGGACAAAATCGTACAACGTTTTCAAAGCGGCTTGCTGGACGATGCGCGGGCGGTACGCAACAGCGCTGAACTCGCCTACAGCAAGGGCGCCACCAGCGTCTTGGACTTTATCGAGGCACAACGCAGCTACAAAAGCGTGATGCGCGATTACAGCCAGGCCCTCATCAGCCGCGCCAATGCTTATTACGATCTGGCCAAGGCGCTGGGCGAGGACCTGGGAAATAACAGCGTCGCCAACGACCAGGCCAGCGAACGCGCACAGACGCACATTCAATAG
- a CDS encoding efflux RND transporter permease subunit, translated as MIERLIAFCLQQRLMVIGVTLAIAVSGIIAFENLPVQAFPDVQNVFVQVVTQFPGQAPEEVEKQISLPIEREMNGLPHLLNMRSVSIFGLSVVTLTFDDTAEDYFSRQQVLERLQYADLPDDTKPQLGPLSTGVGEILRYVIDAKNLPLVEQRALQDWIIEPRLRSVQGVADVVGFGGGVKEYKVAAKPDRLKNYRVDLNQVFAAIAANNTNTGGGYIEHGDEALVMRGTGLLKSADEIGEIVVATNDGVPVRIKDVADINVGPQPRNGMVGMNQRDDVVEGIVLLIKGRDAVNVLDGVKQKIKELNDFGLPPGVKITPFYDRTELVGHTIHTVEHNMIEGAILILIILLVFLRRFVAALLVTLIIPLSLLFAFILVDLGGISANLISLGAIDFGIIVDGAVVLVEAVMVQVTLDLQRNADIRHLRQSLLTTATEMGRPILFSKAIIIIAFLPIFTFQRVEAKIFSPMAYTLSFALVASMLFSLTFVPAMLTYLLGPKLAEQHNPLVHAMETRYRQLLEWVLRHARAVFITAITALVLSFMSVKLIGTEFMPKLDEGNIWLTITLPTPVSLTTAKQLERQVRETLETFPEAKTIITQLGRPEDGTDPKGFNNLEVLIDLNPKDTWRYPRKDDLVQAMDKALAIFPGILTNFSQVIQDNVEEAISGVKGEIAIKIFGSDLQTLQDRADQVTHILAGIQGATDVAAEQQAGLAQVIVDIDRAKVSRYGINVADVERVMEIGMGGKAASQFLEGERRFDITLRYEDSARNSVANLENLTVQTPSGQRIPLSELATIKINQGASRISREDNMRRIAIKCNLIDRDQGSFVAEAQQKVAAQVDLPPGYNIVWSGQFENQQRAMKRLSVIVPISLGLIFVLLFWAFMSIKNALLIVMNVPFAMIGGLLILLATGINLSVSAAVGFIALFGIAVQNGVILVSQLNKLRRDGQKLHDAIVNGSVSRLRPVVMTALMAMLGLCPAALSTSVGSETAKPFAIVIIGGLITATILTLTLLPALYRYFAEPDEL; from the coding sequence ATGATCGAGCGTCTTATCGCGTTTTGTCTACAACAACGGCTGATGGTCATCGGCGTCACCCTGGCCATCGCCGTATCGGGCATCATCGCCTTTGAAAATCTCCCGGTGCAGGCCTTCCCCGACGTGCAAAACGTTTTTGTGCAGGTGGTTACCCAATTTCCCGGCCAGGCACCGGAAGAGGTGGAAAAGCAAATCTCCCTGCCCATTGAGCGGGAAATGAACGGCTTGCCGCATTTGCTGAATATGCGCTCGGTATCGATTTTCGGCCTGTCGGTGGTAACGCTGACCTTCGATGACACAGCCGAGGATTATTTCTCCCGGCAACAAGTGCTGGAGCGCCTGCAATATGCCGACCTTCCCGACGATACCAAACCACAATTGGGGCCTTTATCGACGGGTGTCGGCGAAATCTTGCGTTACGTGATCGATGCGAAAAATCTACCTCTGGTCGAGCAGCGCGCCTTGCAGGATTGGATCATCGAACCCCGGCTGCGCTCAGTGCAAGGGGTTGCCGATGTCGTCGGTTTCGGCGGCGGGGTAAAGGAATATAAAGTCGCCGCCAAACCTGACCGCTTAAAAAATTATCGCGTCGATCTCAATCAAGTGTTCGCAGCCATCGCCGCCAACAACACCAATACCGGCGGCGGCTATATCGAACACGGCGATGAGGCCTTGGTGATGCGCGGTACCGGCTTGTTGAAATCAGCTGACGAAATAGGCGAAATCGTCGTCGCTACCAACGACGGAGTGCCGGTGCGCATCAAAGATGTGGCGGATATCAACGTCGGGCCGCAACCACGCAATGGCATGGTCGGCATGAATCAGCGCGATGATGTCGTCGAAGGCATCGTGTTATTGATCAAGGGCCGCGATGCGGTGAATGTGCTGGATGGCGTTAAACAGAAGATCAAGGAACTCAACGACTTCGGCCTGCCGCCCGGCGTCAAAATCACTCCTTTCTATGATAGAACCGAACTGGTGGGTCACACCATTCATACCGTCGAACATAACATGATCGAAGGCGCGATCTTGATCCTGATTATTTTGTTGGTGTTTTTACGGCGCTTTGTCGCAGCCTTGCTGGTGACCTTGATCATCCCTTTGTCTCTGTTGTTCGCATTCATCCTGGTGGATCTCGGCGGCATCTCCGCCAATCTCATTTCGCTAGGCGCCATCGACTTCGGCATCATCGTCGATGGCGCGGTAGTACTGGTGGAAGCCGTGATGGTGCAAGTGACGCTGGATTTGCAACGTAATGCCGACATCCGGCATTTGCGGCAATCGCTACTCACCACGGCCACCGAAATGGGCCGCCCCATCCTGTTTTCCAAAGCCATTATCATCATCGCCTTTTTGCCGATTTTTACCTTCCAGCGCGTGGAGGCCAAAATCTTTTCGCCGATGGCCTACACCCTGAGTTTTGCCTTGGTAGCCTCCATGCTGTTCAGTCTGACCTTCGTACCGGCGATGCTGACCTATCTGTTGGGTCCGAAACTGGCTGAGCAACACAATCCGCTGGTGCACGCGATGGAAACTCGTTACCGTCAGTTGCTGGAATGGGTATTGCGCCATGCGCGGGCGGTATTTATCACCGCCATCACCGCCTTGGTGTTGAGCTTTATGTCGGTAAAACTGATCGGCACCGAATTCATGCCCAAACTCGACGAAGGTAATATTTGGCTAACCATCACCCTGCCAACGCCGGTGTCGTTGACCACAGCCAAACAACTAGAGCGGCAGGTGCGTGAAACCCTGGAGACCTTTCCAGAGGCCAAAACCATCATCACCCAATTGGGCCGACCAGAAGACGGCACCGACCCCAAAGGCTTTAATAACCTGGAGGTGCTGATCGACCTGAACCCAAAAGATACTTGGCGTTACCCACGCAAAGACGATTTGGTGCAGGCGATGGACAAGGCGTTGGCCATTTTTCCGGGCATACTCACCAACTTTTCGCAGGTGATTCAGGACAACGTCGAAGAAGCCATTTCCGGCGTGAAAGGCGAAATCGCCATCAAAATCTTCGGCAGCGATTTGCAAACCTTGCAGGACAGAGCCGATCAAGTCACGCATATTCTAGCCGGCATTCAAGGCGCCACCGATGTCGCCGCCGAACAGCAAGCCGGCCTAGCGCAAGTCATCGTCGATATCGACCGGGCCAAGGTGTCGCGCTACGGTATCAATGTCGCCGACGTGGAGCGGGTGATGGAAATCGGCATGGGCGGCAAAGCGGCTTCGCAATTTCTGGAAGGCGAACGCCGTTTCGACATCACCCTGCGTTACGAAGACAGCGCCCGTAATTCGGTAGCCAATCTGGAAAATTTGACCGTACAAACGCCAAGCGGCCAGCGCATTCCACTATCCGAACTGGCTACGATCAAAATTAATCAGGGCGCGTCGCGTATCAGCCGCGAAGACAATATGCGGCGGATTGCCATCAAATGTAATCTGATCGACCGCGACCAGGGCAGCTTCGTCGCCGAAGCTCAACAAAAAGTGGCAGCGCAAGTTGATTTACCGCCCGGCTATAACATCGTCTGGAGCGGCCAATTCGAGAATCAGCAGCGGGCGATGAAACGCTTGTCTGTGATCGTACCGATCAGTCTCGGACTCATTTTCGTGTTGCTGTTCTGGGCGTTCATGTCGATCAAAAATGCCTTATTGATCGTCATGAACGTGCCGTTCGCCATGATCGGAGGCTTGCTGATTTTATTAGCGACCGGCATCAACCTGAGCGTCTCTGCCGCGGTGGGCTTCATTGCCCTATTTGGGATTGCCGTGCAGAATGGCGTCATTCTAGTCTCACAATTAAACAAACTGCGCCGGGATGGCCAAAAACTGCATGACGCGATAGTCAATGGCTCCGTAAGCCGCTTACGACCGGTGGTGATGACCGCCTTAATGGCCATGCTGGGCTTATGTCCGGCCGCGTTATCGACCAGCGTCGGTTCGGAAACTGCCAAGCCGTTCGCCATCGTCATTATCGGTGGTTTGATCACCGCCACCATTTTGACCTTGACCCTGCTACCCGCGCTATATCGCTACTTTGCCGAACCTGACGAGCTATAG
- a CDS encoding efflux RND transporter periplasmic adaptor subunit has translation MDIKNPMKSLLKLTSVSCLLLAMGILTACSDGADHAPKPPKPAIPVGEVVLAPDSPKKAYVKTAKLSLAQHPLLEPLAGKIVYDESLTSRISSPVAGRVISKPVALGTAVQAGSTLLELDSPDVADAEADFAKAQAAATLAGHSLTRQQELFAGKAISRKELEQAQSDLSSARSDLQRATDRLKNLHLSARQADGRFALRAPLAGVVVERNVNPGLEVRPDFDKPLYVVTDLQHLTVLMEVFEINIGKIKLGQKVAVTVPAYPGEIFPATVEYIGQVLDETTRTVQVRCKLDNPEGRLMPGMYTTITVESAADDLAFVIPLTAVFTEGDADYVFIALDDNRYRQRRVDIGLRLKDQAVVTQGLDANEMLVTAGALMLRAEEEVETESTHQP, from the coding sequence ATGGACATCAAAAACCCCATGAAATCGTTGCTCAAACTCACATCGGTTTCCTGCTTGCTGCTGGCTATGGGCATACTGACAGCTTGTTCCGATGGCGCCGACCATGCGCCTAAACCGCCAAAGCCGGCCATTCCGGTCGGTGAAGTCGTCCTGGCGCCGGACTCACCGAAAAAAGCCTACGTCAAAACCGCCAAACTAAGTCTGGCTCAACATCCTTTACTGGAACCTCTGGCCGGTAAAATCGTATACGACGAGAGTTTGACCTCGCGCATTAGTTCGCCAGTGGCCGGGCGAGTGATTAGCAAGCCAGTCGCCTTGGGTACAGCCGTTCAAGCCGGATCAACCTTGTTGGAACTGGACAGTCCCGATGTCGCCGATGCCGAAGCCGATTTTGCCAAGGCCCAAGCCGCTGCCACCTTGGCCGGGCACAGCTTGACGCGCCAGCAAGAGTTATTCGCCGGCAAAGCGATTTCCCGCAAAGAATTGGAACAAGCGCAAAGCGACTTAAGCAGCGCCCGCAGCGACCTGCAACGCGCGACAGACCGCCTAAAAAACCTGCACTTGTCGGCCCGGCAAGCCGACGGCCGCTTTGCACTGCGCGCGCCGCTTGCCGGGGTGGTGGTGGAACGCAATGTCAATCCGGGCTTGGAAGTCAGGCCGGATTTTGACAAGCCCTTGTACGTGGTCACCGATCTGCAACATCTAACGGTGTTAATGGAGGTATTTGAAATCAATATCGGCAAAATCAAATTGGGCCAGAAGGTAGCCGTAACCGTACCCGCCTACCCCGGCGAAATATTTCCAGCGACGGTGGAATACATCGGGCAAGTACTCGATGAAACCACGCGCACCGTGCAGGTGCGCTGCAAGCTCGATAATCCGGAGGGTCGGCTGATGCCGGGGATGTACACCACCATCACGGTAGAAAGCGCAGCCGATGATTTGGCTTTCGTGATTCCACTAACCGCCGTGTTTACCGAAGGCGACGCCGATTATGTGTTTATTGCGTTAGACGACAATCGTTACCGACAACGCCGCGTCGATATAGGTTTGCGTTTGAAAGACCAGGCGGTGGTCACCCAAGGACTGGACGCCAACGAAATGCTGGTGACCGCAGGGGCGTTAATGCTGCGCGCCGAAGAAGAAGTCGAAACCGAAAGCACCCACCAACCCTAA
- a CDS encoding virulence factor family protein yields the protein MKIKRVLLVFLTLGLMSAGVWLSVQKSPLPVEKQLTTEGFGDINVAEPLWNSHGMGIVFVDSQKYPPRALAQRLAATGVTAAVIDTATIFKRFHVENKECLDGHFIATSISSLIKQLPRPAINRLIVAGVAEAALLPFLNAQDPIGNETINLSIGFSVVLPADIDLCPPLSSSQKNQQRLLISAPAPKGNWRSVWTDQPSDETAVFIRTLGDVDTRIAAYDTPLDNLLIEAVKSAIGQSSQASPPMPVVEVPAAKASDTVTLFYSGDGGWRDLDRTVAGEMAAQNYPVVGVDVLRYFWERKTPEQAAADLASTMAYYRKNWGVKSFVLAGYSFGADILPPIYNRLSAPDQNSVSLLVLLALADHADFEIHVTGWLGQSDGEHALAPELIKLPKQKILCIYGKDEKSETACTALANSDARILELPGGHHFDQDYPKLTRQILDVYQQHGIH from the coding sequence ATGAAAATCAAAAGAGTACTCTTGGTGTTTCTGACTTTAGGTCTCATGTCGGCAGGTGTCTGGCTAAGTGTTCAAAAAAGTCCGCTGCCTGTAGAAAAACAGCTCACTACCGAAGGTTTCGGGGATATCAATGTCGCCGAACCCCTTTGGAACTCTCACGGTATGGGAATAGTGTTTGTCGATAGCCAAAAGTATCCCCCAAGAGCCTTGGCACAGCGACTGGCGGCAACCGGCGTAACTGCGGCCGTCATTGATACCGCCACGATCTTTAAACGATTTCATGTTGAAAATAAGGAATGCCTGGATGGCCACTTTATCGCCACTTCCATTAGTAGTTTGATAAAACAGCTGCCTCGCCCAGCGATTAACCGACTAATAGTTGCGGGGGTTGCCGAAGCGGCATTGTTACCGTTTCTGAATGCTCAAGACCCTATCGGGAACGAAACCATCAATCTTTCTATCGGTTTTTCGGTGGTGTTACCGGCTGATATAGACTTATGCCCACCATTAAGCAGCTCGCAGAAGAATCAGCAACGCTTGCTGATTTCCGCGCCAGCCCCCAAAGGCAACTGGAGATCGGTGTGGACCGATCAACCATCTGACGAAACCGCAGTGTTTATCCGGACATTAGGCGATGTCGATACCCGAATTGCCGCTTACGACACACCGTTGGACAACTTATTGATCGAGGCAGTCAAATCAGCGATTGGTCAAAGCAGTCAGGCGTCCCCACCAATGCCGGTGGTGGAAGTGCCTGCCGCCAAAGCCAGCGATACGGTGACGCTGTTCTATTCCGGTGACGGCGGCTGGCGCGACCTCGATAGAACTGTCGCCGGCGAGATGGCGGCGCAAAATTATCCGGTAGTCGGTGTCGATGTCTTACGCTATTTCTGGGAGCGTAAAACGCCAGAACAGGCCGCCGCCGATCTGGCCAGCACCATGGCGTACTATCGAAAAAACTGGGGCGTAAAGTCTTTTGTGCTGGCTGGATATTCGTTTGGCGCCGACATTTTGCCGCCCATATACAATCGCCTCTCCGCGCCCGATCAAAACAGCGTATCGCTGCTGGTATTGTTGGCATTGGCTGACCACGCCGATTTTGAAATCCACGTGACCGGCTGGCTCGGGCAAAGCGACGGGGAACACGCTTTGGCACCGGAACTGATAAAGCTGCCGAAACAGAAAATTTTGTGTATTTATGGCAAAGACGAAAAATCCGAGACCGCCTGTACGGCCTTGGCCAATAGCGATGCCCGCATTCTGGAACTGCCTGGTGGCCACCATTTCGACCAAGATTACCCCAAGCTGACCCGGCAAATTCTGGACGTTTACCAACAGCATGGTATCCACTGA
- a CDS encoding carbohydrate porin, with product MCHLSLPTCSYGALLALTLSFANAEATEHPSDGEDANFSFMQLLADHALHDTVDERWNAYGQATYISSWKPAVPAQYTNLNGTPHSLLPNAERSFTGTVTAYFGLKAWQGGEIYLAPEMISELPLSDLKGLGGSIQNFELQKSGSVSATWYKSRFYLKQTFNLGGDSHSVSSGPMQLAGSFNSQRLVITGGNLSVLDIFDKNSYAADLRQQFLNMAFLTNAAYDFAADARGYSVGLAAEYYFDDWTFRLGRFATPQNPNDLPLDFRLFKYYGDQMEIEHRHSLFKQPGAVRVLAYRNRERMGRWDDAIAAYQTNPAQNAANCLSFNYDSENSGAPDLCWVRRANVKMGIGINLEQQLFDGVGVFLRGMYSDGKTEVYSYTSADRSLSFGTLIGGDSWGRHYDALGVAYATSWISAGHAEYLRLGGVDGFIGDGNLRYRPEQVVDIYYKLRLLPSAWMTLDYQHIANPAYNADRGPVDVYGVRAHFEF from the coding sequence ATGTGCCATCTATCTCTCCCGACATGTTCCTACGGCGCGCTGTTGGCGCTAACACTTAGTTTTGCCAACGCTGAAGCCACGGAACACCCATCTGATGGGGAAGACGCTAACTTTTCGTTTATGCAATTGCTGGCCGACCACGCTCTGCACGATACGGTCGACGAGCGCTGGAATGCTTATGGCCAAGCCACTTATATTTCCAGCTGGAAACCGGCCGTCCCGGCTCAATACACCAACCTAAATGGTACGCCGCATTCGTTGTTGCCGAATGCCGAGCGCAGTTTCACCGGCACAGTCACGGCGTATTTCGGCTTGAAAGCCTGGCAAGGCGGTGAAATTTATCTAGCGCCGGAGATGATTTCCGAACTGCCCTTGTCGGACTTAAAAGGTCTCGGCGGCAGCATCCAAAACTTTGAATTGCAAAAATCCGGTTCGGTCAGCGCGACTTGGTATAAATCGCGTTTCTATTTAAAACAGACTTTCAATCTGGGTGGCGACAGCCATTCGGTGAGCTCCGGGCCCATGCAATTGGCCGGCAGTTTTAATAGCCAGCGCCTGGTCATTACCGGCGGCAACCTCAGTGTCCTGGATATTTTCGATAAAAACAGCTATGCCGCCGATTTGCGCCAGCAGTTTCTAAACATGGCCTTTCTAACCAATGCCGCATACGATTTTGCCGCCGATGCCCGAGGTTACAGTGTAGGCTTGGCGGCAGAATATTATTTTGACGACTGGACCTTCCGCCTGGGCCGCTTCGCTACCCCGCAAAACCCCAATGACTTGCCGCTGGATTTTCGGCTGTTCAAATATTACGGTGATCAAATGGAAATCGAACATCGGCATAGCCTGTTTAAACAACCCGGCGCAGTCAGGGTGCTGGCCTATCGAAACCGGGAACGAATGGGACGCTGGGACGACGCCATCGCCGCCTACCAAACCAATCCGGCGCAAAACGCCGCCAATTGCTTAAGTTTCAACTATGACTCTGAGAACAGCGGCGCTCCCGATCTATGTTGGGTGCGTCGAGCCAACGTCAAAATGGGTATAGGCATTAATCTGGAACAACAGTTATTCGACGGCGTCGGGGTGTTTTTGCGCGGTATGTATAGCGACGGCAAAACCGAAGTGTATTCCTATACCTCGGCGGATCGCTCGCTATCGTTTGGCACGTTAATCGGCGGCGATAGTTGGGGCCGACATTACGACGCACTGGGGGTGGCCTATGCCACGAGCTGGATTTCCGCGGGCCATGCCGAGTATTTACGCCTGGGCGGGGTGGACGGTTTTATCGGCGACGGCAATCTGCGTTACCGGCCAGAACAAGTAGTGGATATTTATTACAAACTGCGCTTGCTGCCGTCCGCCTGGATGACGCTTGATTACCAGCACATCGCCAACCCCGCTTACAACGCGGATCGCGGACCTGTCGATGTGTATGGTGTCAGGGCGCATTTTGAGTTTTAG